One Ochotona princeps isolate mOchPri1 chromosome 29, mOchPri1.hap1, whole genome shotgun sequence genomic region harbors:
- the LOC101531277 gene encoding SEC14-like protein 4 isoform X1: MSGRVGDLSPAQQEALAKFRENLQDLLPALPKADDYFLLRWLRARNFDLQKSQDMLRKHMEFRKQQDLDNILKWQPSEVIQLYDSGGLCGYDYEGCPVWFDIIGTLDPKGLLLSASKQELVRKRIKACELLQHECEQQSQKLGKKIELVLMVFDMEGLSLKHLWKPAVEVYQQFFAMLEANYPETLKHLIVVRAPKLFPVAFNLVKSFMSEATRRKMVILGDNWKQELHRFISPDQLPMEFGGTMTDPDGNPKCLTKINYGGEVPQSYHRRNQERLQYEHSVSVGRGSSQQVENEILFPGCVLRWQFASDGGDIGFGVFLKTKLGERQRAGEMTEVLASQRYNAHLVPEDGSLTCNEAGVYVLRFDNTYSLVYAKKVSYTVEVLLPDKASEETLQALRTTNSSSRH, translated from the exons ATGAGCGGCCGAGTTGGGGATCTGAGCCCCGCGCAGCAGGAGGCACTGGCCAAG TTCCGAGAGAACCTGCAGGACCTGCTGCCTGCGCTGCCCAAGGCTGATGACTACTTCCTGCTGCGTTGGCTTCGAG CTCGGAACTTTGACCTGCAGAAGTCCCAAGACATGCTCCGGAAG CACATGGAATTCCGGAAACAACAGGACCTGGACAACATCCTCAAGTGGCAGCCCTCAGAG GTGATCCAGCTCTACGATTCGGGTGGCCTGTGTGGCTATGACTACGAAGGCTGCCCTGTGTGGTTTGACAtcattgggaccctggaccccaAGGGCCTCCTGCTGTCAGCCTCCAAGCAGGAGCTGGTCCGGAAGCGGATCAAGGCCTGTGAGCTCCTGCAGCATGAGTGTGAGCAGCAGAGTCAGAAG CTGGGTAAAAAGATCGAGTTGGTGCTGATGGTGTTCGATATGGAAGGCCTGAGTCTAAAGCATCTGTGGAAGCCAGCCGTGGAGGTGTACCAGCAG TTTTTCGCCATGCTGGAGGCTAATTACCCTGAGACGCTGAAGCACTTAATTGTGGTTCGAG CCCCCAAGCTGTTCCCAGTGGCCTTCAACTTGGTCAAGTCGTTCATGAGTGAGGCAACACGCAGGAAGATGGTGATCCTGGGGG ACAACTGGAAGCAGGAACTACACAGGTTCATCAGCCCCGACCAGCTGCCCATGGAGTTTGGGGGAACCATGACTGACCCTGACGGCAACCCCAAGTGCCTGACCAAG ATCAACTATGGGGGCGAGGTGCCTCAGAGCTACCACAGGCGCAATCAGGAAAGGCTGCAGTATGAGCACTCAGTGTCTGTGGGACGTGGCTCCTCCCAGCAGGTGGAGAATGAGATCCTGTTTCCGGGCTGTGTACTGAG gtggcagtttgCCTCGGATGGTGGGGACATCGGTTTCGGGGTCTTCCTGAAGACCAAGTTGGGGGAGCGGCAGCGGGCAGGGGAGATGACGGAGGTGCTGGCCAGCCAGCGCTACAATGCCCACCTGGTGCCTGAGGACGGGAGCCTCACCTGCAACGAGGCCGGTGTGT ACGTCCTGCGTTTCGACAACACCTACAGCCTGGTGTACGCCAAGAAGGTCAGCTACACCGTGGAGGTGCTGCTCCCTGACAAAGCCTCCGAGGAGACGCTACAGGCACTCAGGACCACAAACTCCTCTTCTAGGCACTGA